The Tenrec ecaudatus isolate mTenEca1 chromosome 8, mTenEca1.hap1, whole genome shotgun sequence DNA window TTGATATTTAATCCATAAAGACAGAGTCATCTAAGTTACTGAACAGGAAAATGACatgagaaaagactagaaattcTTGCTGCATGGTAACAATTGTGAGCTTTTGTTTAATGAAACATTTATTACAGCAAATCTTTCTGATACATTGCTTTCAGTTGCCTCTTCAGGAATTAAAAATGGTGCTGTTTGAAGAAAGAAAGCTTACTTTCTAAAAAAGACCCATTTCTAAAACACTGGTTTCAGTGAGGCACAATATAAGTGTTCCAAACAAGGCAGAGACCTAATGTGCTGAAACATACGTGAAACAATgcctttgaggaggactttgaaaGTGATGAAAAAATTCAAAGACCTTCTCTGCAAAGTAAAGGTTCCGTTGACTTGACTCCCAGGTGTGCCAGCAGACTTCTCAGTAACAGCATTTCCAGCTAAACTACAGGGCCACGCCACTGGACACTGCTGCACGGCGACACGGGAGACCCAGCGCCGTCCACTCTCGTGAAGCGGCCAGAATGTGTGAGGTGTGTAACGCAAAAACCAGCATCCAGACTTAGATGGGAGACAATAAGCCAAACTATGCATGCAACATATACCAGGTGCAGATGCTTGTCTCTCAACACTACAATGGTAAGAAAATACATTAGATTTTCACAATGAAAAAGGCTGGTGTAAAAAAGCAGGAAAAGCTGAGCCATGGAGCAGAAGTGGGGCTATGCTTGCCTCTAGCAACTCCATGAGGTTGGGAATTCCAAGTCCTCAGAGATTCCGGGCCAGACCACTCTCATCACCTGGACAGGGCTTACTCAGAAAGTGCCCTCCCAGTAGCCTGTGTGTTGGCATGTCCCACCAAGGACAGTGTTGTCGGGCTGCTTCCTAGGGTTCTCTGATGCCCCAGGCAGCTAGACAGGCCAGCCTGCAAAGTGTCCTCAGCTGGTGCCCTGATGGCTACAGAAACGAGTGAATGGGAGAACAAACAAGCCTGGTGCcagcgagtcagttccaactcgcaGCGAGCTCGTGGGTCAGAGTGGAGCCGCTGGGTGGGGTTTCCGTAGCTGTCTTCTTGACCAGATTGCAGGCATGCCTTTCACAGCACCCAGGGTGGGTCTGAATTGCCAAGCTTTAGGTTAGTAGACGAGCGTAAACGGTTTGGGCCGTCACCCAAATGGATGGCATTGTGGTGTCTGGGGGAGAAATCACTGGTAATGGGGATACCTGACTAAGACAAGTTACCATTGAAGTTGAAATAAATTGTCTCGTTTTTCACGATTCCATTTTCTCCAAAGGGCTAAGAGGTTGCACTTTACTGGGATCACAGCCATAAGTTTATAGACAAGTTATTTGTAAAGAGAATTTATTTGTACCTCTAGAGCAGAAAGGGGCACGAAGCTTGTGCACACCACCCTTTTGAGAAATGCTACATCCTTGTCAGTGTTGGCTGCTGCTCCACCTTTACTCCTGGATTTAAAAACCCAGCTACTAAGGACACCTTGGCTACTCGGCTTTGGCCTTCAATGCTTCTGCTTCTCTCAGTGCCTCCTCTCTCAGCCGAGCTTTCTTTTCTAAGTTCAGGCTTGTTAATGACTCGTTTCTTCTGGCAGCCTAAAGGGAAACAAATTTTCACAGGGGTTGACTTGTGCCCGATAGGACAGGCGGCCAGCAGGGGAAGCAGCAGGGGGCAGGGCACTGAAAGGTGGGCATATGGGGGCAGCTGCTTGCACACTGGACCCAGCAGTCCCCTCCAGGGACCTTGTGCTTCATGATGGTTTATGACAGTGGCCAGTTCAGTTAGACATAAGACGCCAaccctcttcctcctctctcccctgcccccgccGCGTCCTTCCAGGCCCTTTTCTTTCAATCCTCTCGCCTCGTTCTTACACCTTCCTTTCAGACTCTGGCCTGTCCACGTGTCCtagggagaagctggtggtttcgaactgctgactttgcagctagcagcccaactccttacGACTAGGCCCCAGGGTTCTTTATACTGCGGCCAGGACGTGCTAGCTACCTGCAAGCCTGTTATCCCACCAGGCCTTACTTCACTTCCGAGGATTTCTGTGTAGAATGTGGCCTCCAATACATTCGTACAAGGGCCCATCCTGGCTTTCccacagctgctttgtgggaagcATATGAAGGCAGACAGACCGGAAGGCCAGCTCACCTTCTTCCCTTCTATCACCATGAAAATGCATCCGGCCACGGTCAGGACGATCATCAGATAGCTGATCTTCACCCGGATCCTGTTCTTTGCAGCATCCAGCATCTCAAACCTAATACAACAAGATCATGAGACAGAGTGACTTGTTCTCTTTGAGGTTGCTAGGAGGACACGAAGCACCGTGTACCACAAACTACGGTGCAATGGGGCCTGGGGATCTCACAGGGAGGGCCCGGGGACTAGAACAAAACAGGATTTCCAGAGCAGGGAAAAAACGCAGTAAGATCATACAGGTGGCAAGTAGTGGGAAAGCAGTCAGAGAACGTGTGGAGGCAGAACCACAGGGGTGAGGAAGAAGGCCCAAACCAAACACAACCAGCCAGCATCTTCGCCTACACTTGCGGGGCTGGGTTCTCAGCCGCCAACACTAAGTGACACCTGGACAGGGCACGAGGCAGCATGTTCTGAGGAAAGCAGCAGGCACATCTCGGGGTTACCAGCCGACCTTACGATGTGATTGATGTAAGGGTGCTCTGAACACAACCTTACAACACACACTGCAATGAGCTTCAGACTTCAGAAAGAGAACGATTATGGCGGAGGGGACGGTAGGGGAGGTAGTGGGGGCCCTCTTATGTACTCTACAGGCCTGGCTTTCTGTTCTCGGCCTTGAATGAGTAGATCTTCAAAACACCCTGGACAATAGAAAGATCCTTAACCTTTTTCTTATGTTTAGCAGAACTAATGTTTGGCTagaactggatgacagtgagctcAGCTCTTGGTCCAGAGCTTCGAGTGTCGCTGTGATGGCCTGTTGGGGACGCCACGAGGAGGGCTGCAGTAGCACCCTGAGTGCAGGCTCAGGAGTCCACCCAGGAAGAGCTGGGAGACGTGCTGCTGCAGACAGGGGAGAGGCCATTTCTGTGGTGGTCACGGTTCTGGTACCTGGTGTCTGGCAGATGGAGTCTCCAAGGGCCCAGCAGAAATGACTCTAGGTCAAAGGGCTATAGAGctttcattttctctctgtgtccaCATTTACCACAGGCTCCTTTGGAGGAGGTGGggctggagcactgggttgaggaAGGGGACCCAAACAGCATCTACTGTGTGACACAAGAGCACGGGCCCAGCGAGACAGCGGGGTAAGCAGGACTGGTACGGAGCTGGGCCTGTGCGGTGGCAGGACCAGGGACAACTGCTAaggtcagtggcttgctcatttagAAGCTCTTGAGGTTCCATAAATAACCAGTTATAGTGACAGTATTAGGTAAATGGCTTTTTGTAATTGAAGTGCCGTGATCCTAATGAAAAGTGATACATTTTCCATCTGACAGAACATTAACAAGGTGAAGTGCATTTAAATGAGGTGGTGAGGTTATTCTCTAGGCTCCAGGGAGCAATAAGAATGCAGTCCTCCAGCACAGGGGCCCGGGAGGAGCAGCCAGCCTTCCAGACGACTCACTGAGCAGTGCTTGgggcctgaggattctgggagggagagggacggTACACCTCAGCCGGTCCATGCAGTACCCATGAGGGCTCTAGGGCGGTACCAGCTGGGATGTTCGGGGAGAGGCAAGAACTGGTTCCTCCTTATGTCCTGTGTGCTCTTACACCCCAGCAAAGCGCACATTCACGGCAGCTAAGCAGGCCAGGCTTTTCTGCTGAAACAAATCTCTTGGAGAAGAATGCACTATAGGGTGTAGGAAAGGTTCTGTAAactataaggtgaccagattttaacattggtaaagctggacaccattgataaaactcatatcctcgcaaaatagccacatggcagctgaaaaccatacaccctagcttgtcgtgcattctttcaaaaaatcaggactttttaaaacacTGCGGGACAAACTGttaaaaagcgggacgtctggtcacctagtGTAAGCAGGAAGTAAATGCTTCCTATCTTCCAGGAAAAGACACCCTGTGTGAGTCCAGATCTTTTTCAAGCCGTGAAACCAGAAGCCCCAGGGTCTAGGAGAGTTTCTCGTTGCAAGGGCATTTCAAGGAGCTATGCTCACAATTCCTGTTTCTGACCACCAGGAGGCCTCACAGGGCTTATGGCTGCTTTCTCTGACTTCCGACCAAGATGACAACCAACCAGAGCCAGgctggagcagcagttctcacccAGGGGAGACTCTGCCTGCAGGGGTATTCAGTAGGCAGTGTCCAGCCACACTCTGACTGGGGAGAGTGGCATCTAGCCGGTAGAAGCCAGGGAGCTGCTAAACACCCCCCAATGCCCAGGAACAGCCCCCACAGCCAAGAATGACCCAGTCCAAACGGTCCACAGTGCTGAGGTTGGGGAATCCTGTCCTCATTGTCTACTAGGTGAAAACTCCCCTAGGTCCCAGCCAGGACTGGACTGAGTGAGCACACCATAACACTCTATCCTGGGTCCCGGTAAAAGAATGTGTAGCACTGAGATATGTCTATGTCTAAGGCCAAATGCTTGAGAGGAATTTGTAGACAAAATTATTTATCTAGATTAAAAACCGGTGTCAAAAGTGCGCCTCACTGATGAATCACATTTCTGCAGTGGGAGAGCAATTCAACCCTCAGTCGACGTCAGAGTACCTGTCGGCTCTTCACCCTTCAGTACCTGCCGTGTCAGGGCTATGACACAGATTCTATggggaggttttgttttgttcaatcattttattgggtgctctttcaGCTAGTACTGTTTTTATTCAAGGTACTTAACTTTCCTAAGAGCAAACTtagttactgccattgagttgatgctgactcatagcgaccctttaggacaggatcGAACCATCCTgatggtttctgaggccatacctctttacaggtgtagaaagctttTGGCATATGCAAAAGTATATTTGGTATATTCAAAAGTACAATATACAGTTGGTATATTcacactgttgaccttgtggctacCAGCCCAACGCATATTCACtaaaccagcagggctccttaaaggaggCAGCTACAGGATTCTACAAATTGCTGTCAAAGTCTGTTTGAAAGGCTTAAAGGAGGCAGAACTCCGAGGGACTGCTTTTCCTTGAAAACAGCTCACACGCAAACCCCAAGCGGGCTGCTATCAGGTCAGtcagactcacggtgaccccacgtgtcacagagtagaactgcgccaaAGGGCTTTCTTGGCTGAGGGTTcacaagcagaccaccaggcctttcttctgcggtgcTGCTGgtgggatttgaactgccaaccttaggcTCACAGTTGAGCTCAAACTCTGTAGGGCCCCCGGGCCAGAAGCCCAAGCTGCCTGCGGTGCTCAGGGCAGCACTCACGAGATCGTCTCGGGGATCTCCTCTTCCTTTTTGAAGCGGCCCGACCAGATCAGGATCTTCCGCTCCCAGTCTGTAGGCTTGTGTAACGGCACCCCGTGGCTGTAGGACTCTGTGGAAAAAGCAGGCAGAAATCGCACTGTTTGAGATGATGACTCCTAAATTTAGCAACAGAAAAATGCTATGTGTGCTTTTAGGCTATTCAATCAGAAACGCCAAGACACTTCAAGCTAATTGAAGCTTTCTTTGAATAGAACATCTCAGAATGTCTTCTTCCACAAGTGACTCTAAGAGAAAGAGGCTAAGACAGACTATAGGGGACCCTGCACGGTAGAAGGAGTTTAGACATGATTTGGcaactagcagacatttggaagcAGAAGAGCTGCTTTCCCCTTAAGAAAGCAAGCAGACGAAAAGTTAGTGAGGCCCTGGGTGTACATGAGGCCAGACCTTATCCACATGGCATTCGGGAGCACACCCCTGCACTTCTAGTTCCTCATTATACAGAAATATGTATGCGTAACAGAAGCAACTTTAAGCTCAAAAGCTCTCTTGTGTACGGCATTATAACTGTCAGTGTGAAATACCAGGTTAACGAGTATGCGCATTGTTAGGCTCTTGATAACGAGTCTCTGGAACTCGTCAgggtagccagcccctaacaggtcatcacaggtccggtaagCGCAACTGTACGGCTACAACATATAGAGATTATACTGAAGTCATGGAGAGTAAGAGAGATGGgggagagagtaaaatgaaggagtcagacatattacagagtagcatgctcacctcagccccgcttggtggtccacgtggggatCAGAGACCCCAGGAGGAGAGTGAGGGAGTCCGATTTATTTCTAAGCACGGCCTATATATACTTGAGGGGGCATACAAACCCCCTGATTACGGGTAAAgacctacgtcacaggaaggggctgtatcaTAGGCAATACAGCAGTGGGAGGGGGACGATCTAGGTGCACCTGCACGAGGAGGCGGCGGgaattaggggtacacatgtggcaagcTGGAGCATAACCCTATTtgtccttgagctggagactggcCTTACTCTAAGCTTTCTAGGGGAAGCACTCCATTGCCctgaacagcagggagtgggaccCATCTGTGGTGGGACAGGCATtagggtctgcttgctctgggCAGCTGGTGCTCAGGGAGAtagcttgacaatcatttaccattagctgcaagcagtgtcctaggtctgacatacatttgggggagacaagctgGGAAAAGGACTCTTTATTTTATATCCCACAGGAAATGGTCCTTCTTCCTTACTCCCCAGGCCCTGCCTGGTCCCAGGAAACTCCTGAGAACAGCGGCACCCCGCAGCTGCTTCACTCTCACGCCCCTTCCCAGCGAGTGGAGACTATGGAGGGTCTGGGAGGGGGTGAGAACGGGAGTGAGTGGAGTCAGTGCTGGCGCCGGAGCTGAGCCCCGGTGCGATCTCATGCAGCACCAATGCTTGACTTGGCCGTCTGCTGACGGACTCTGGGGCGTCTACTTTTCTGCCCTGGTAGTGTGGTGAGTTccaagttgggctgtgaacccaGAGTCAGCAAGTGgacctcaccagctgctccgcgggagagCGATGAGGCTTCTAGTCCCAGGAACctctgggtcgtgaccccttaggggccgaaagaccctttcacaggggttgcctaacacatcctgcatctcagatacttacatgacgattcataacagtagcaaaagtagttatgaaataatgttatggttggaggtcaccaccacctgcggaactgtatgaaaggatcgcggcgtgaggaaggttgagaaccactgccgtaaAGAATTACAGGTTCAggaacccataagggcagttctactctgtcttaggaccgggatgagtcagaactgactcgatggcagtgaatttgggtcttGGATGTTGCCGTAAATACTCCTTGAGTAAGAGAGCCAGGACAAGGACAGATGCCCTGCTACCCACGAGCTCACTGGCAGTTTAGAACTTGGGGCCTGACCGCAATGGTGGACTGACGTGGGAGGCCCTATCACTACCTCTCCTGGGGGTCTTTTGATTCCAGGATGCCCTGCCTTTGGGAGTTGCCTCATTCATACTGGAAAACTTACGGGATGGAGCTTTTGGACTTTCCTGTGGTTTGGTGCAAAATCCATTTATTCTCTTCAAGGCAGCGGTTCTGGTGGGCCTTAGGGACGGGGGAACACTGCTTCCACATAACCTAAAGCAAGTCcctagaaaagagagagaa harbors:
- the FAM162A gene encoding protein FAM162A, giving the protein MGSLRGLRLAAGTCFRLCGSSVPPSLRPTRTAALKRINGFCTKPQESPKAPSQSYSHGVPLHKPTDWERKILIWSGRFKKEEEIPETISFEMLDAAKNRIRVKISYLMIVLTVAGCIFMVIEGKKAARRNESLTSLNLEKKARLREEALREAEALKAKAE